In Streptomyces alboniger, the following are encoded in one genomic region:
- a CDS encoding lysophospholipid acyltransferase family protein, translating into MRRHPRRGEAGRQVTEGASERGAEVGRRIGVGLMYGLWKPRVLGSWRVPASGPAILAVNHSHNVDGPMVMGVAPRPTHFLIKKEAFIGPLGPFLSAIGQVKVDRSVADRTAITRALGVLDQGGVLGIFPEGTRGEGDFASLRAGLAYFAVRSGAPIVPVAVLGSTEERGRLIKQLPPLRSRVDVVFGDPFEAGDGTGRRTRKALDEATVRIQGRLAAHLENARRLTGR; encoded by the coding sequence GTGCGTCGTCACCCTCGTCGGGGAGAAGCGGGCCGCCAAGTGACCGAAGGTGCTTCCGAGCGCGGTGCCGAGGTGGGCCGGCGCATCGGCGTCGGCCTCATGTACGGCCTGTGGAAGCCGCGGGTCCTCGGCTCATGGCGGGTGCCCGCGAGCGGCCCCGCCATCCTGGCCGTCAACCACTCGCACAACGTGGACGGCCCCATGGTCATGGGCGTCGCGCCCCGGCCGACGCACTTCCTGATCAAGAAGGAAGCGTTCATCGGCCCGCTCGGCCCTTTCCTGAGCGCCATCGGCCAGGTCAAGGTGGACCGCTCGGTCGCCGACCGGACGGCCATCACCCGGGCCCTCGGCGTCCTGGACCAGGGCGGCGTCCTCGGGATCTTCCCTGAGGGCACCCGGGGCGAGGGCGACTTCGCGTCGCTGCGCGCCGGGCTCGCGTACTTCGCGGTGCGCTCGGGCGCCCCGATCGTCCCGGTCGCGGTGCTGGGAAGCACCGAGGAGCGCGGACGGTTGATAAAGCAGCTGCCCCCGCTGCGCAGCCGGGTCGACGTCGTCTTCGGAGACCCGTTCGAAGCGGGCGACGGCACCGGCCGGCGTACGCGCAAGGCGCTCGACGAGGCGACCGTGCGCATCCAGGGGCGGCTCGCCGCCCACCTGGAAAACGCCAGGCGCCTGACCGGGCGCTGA
- a CDS encoding prephenate dehydrogenase, translating to MRTALVIGTGLIGTSAALALASRGVTVHLADHDPAQARTAAALGAGTDESPEGLVDLCVVAVPPAHVAATLADAMRRGTARAYLDVASVKGGPRRELEALGLDLTPYIGTHPMSGRERSGPLAATADLFEGRPWVLTPTRDTDTEVLNLALELVALCRAVPVVMDADAHDRAVALVSHMPHLVSSMVAARLENAEETAVRLCGQGIRDVTRIAASDPRMWIDILSANPGPVADLLAQVAGDLDETVTALRALQSADEQKRAEGAAGVESMLRRGNAGQTRVPGKHGTAPAAYEIVAVLIDDQPGQLARIFADADRAGVNVEDVRIEHATGQQAGLVQLMVEPRAASALSAALRERGWSIRQ from the coding sequence GTGAGAACCGCCCTCGTCATCGGCACCGGCCTGATCGGCACCTCCGCCGCCCTGGCCCTCGCCTCCCGCGGCGTGACCGTCCACCTCGCCGACCACGACCCGGCGCAGGCCCGCACCGCCGCCGCGCTCGGCGCCGGTACCGACGAATCCCCTGAGGGACTTGTCGACCTGTGCGTCGTCGCCGTACCGCCCGCGCACGTCGCCGCCACGCTGGCCGACGCCATGCGGCGCGGCACCGCCCGCGCCTACCTCGACGTGGCGAGCGTCAAGGGCGGCCCGCGCCGCGAGCTTGAGGCGCTGGGCCTCGACCTCACCCCGTACATCGGCACGCACCCCATGTCCGGACGCGAGCGCAGCGGTCCGCTCGCCGCCACCGCCGACCTCTTCGAGGGGCGGCCCTGGGTGCTCACCCCGACCCGCGACACCGACACCGAGGTGCTCAACCTCGCCCTGGAGCTGGTCGCGCTCTGCCGCGCCGTTCCCGTGGTCATGGACGCCGACGCCCACGACCGCGCGGTCGCCCTCGTCTCCCACATGCCGCACCTGGTCTCCAGCATGGTCGCGGCCCGCCTGGAGAACGCCGAGGAGACCGCGGTACGCCTGTGCGGCCAGGGCATCCGCGATGTCACGCGGATCGCCGCGTCCGACCCCCGGATGTGGATCGACATCCTCTCCGCCAACCCCGGCCCGGTCGCCGATCTGCTGGCCCAGGTCGCCGGGGACCTCGACGAGACCGTGACGGCGCTGCGGGCCCTCCAGTCCGCCGACGAGCAGAAGCGGGCCGAAGGCGCGGCGGGCGTCGAGAGCATGCTGCGGCGCGGGAACGCCGGCCAGACCCGGGTGCCCGGCAAGCACGGCACGGCGCCGGCCGCGTACGAGATCGTCGCGGTCCTCATCGACGACCAGCCGGGCCAGCTGGCCCGCATCTTCGCCGACGCGGACCGCGCGGGCGTCAACGTCGAGGACGTGCGCATCGAGCACGCGACCGGCCAGCAGGCGGGTCTGGTGCAGCTCATGGTCGAGCCGAGGGCCGCGTCCGCGCTGAGCGCGGCGCTGCGGGAGCGGGGCTGGTCGATCCGGCAGTAG
- the der gene encoding ribosome biogenesis GTPase Der, with protein MSDQIQPEGDGFAEHDHGALGDAEYAQFMELAAEEGFDIEDVEGAIEEAGHGPLPVLAVIGRPNVGKSTLVNRIIGRREAVVEDRPGVTRDRVTYEAEWAGRRFKLVDTGGWEQDVLGIDASVAAQAEYAIEAADAVVFVVDATVGATDTDEAVVRLLRKAGKPVVLCANKVDGPSGEADATALWALGLGEPHPVSALHGRGTGDMLDAVLEALPEAPEQTFGTAVGGPRRIALIGRPNVGKSSLLNKVANEDRVVVNELAGTTRDPVDELIELGGVTWKFVDTAGIRKRVHLQQGADYYASLRTAAAVEKAEVAVILIDASENISIQDQRIVTMAVEAGRAIVVAYNKWDTLDEERRYYLEREIETELAQVAWAPRVNVSAATGRHMEKLVPAIETALAGWETRVPTGRLNAFLGEIVASHPHPVRGGKQPRILFGTQAGTKPPRFVFFASGFIEAGYRRFLERRLREEFGFEGTPIHISVRVREKRGRKK; from the coding sequence ATGAGCGACCAGATCCAGCCCGAGGGCGACGGCTTCGCCGAGCACGACCACGGGGCGCTCGGCGACGCCGAGTACGCGCAGTTCATGGAGCTCGCCGCCGAAGAGGGCTTCGACATCGAGGATGTCGAGGGTGCCATCGAGGAGGCGGGCCACGGCCCGCTGCCCGTCCTCGCCGTCATCGGCCGCCCGAACGTCGGCAAGTCGACACTGGTGAACCGCATCATCGGCCGCCGCGAGGCCGTCGTGGAGGACCGCCCCGGCGTGACCCGCGACCGCGTCACGTACGAGGCCGAGTGGGCCGGCCGCCGCTTCAAGCTCGTCGACACCGGCGGCTGGGAGCAGGACGTGCTCGGCATCGACGCGTCCGTCGCCGCCCAGGCGGAGTACGCCATCGAGGCCGCGGACGCCGTGGTCTTCGTCGTCGACGCCACGGTCGGCGCCACCGACACCGACGAGGCCGTCGTGCGCCTCCTGCGCAAGGCCGGCAAGCCCGTCGTCCTGTGCGCCAACAAGGTCGACGGCCCCTCCGGCGAGGCCGACGCCACCGCCCTGTGGGCCCTCGGCCTCGGCGAGCCGCACCCCGTCTCCGCGCTGCACGGCCGCGGCACCGGCGACATGCTGGACGCCGTCCTGGAGGCGCTGCCCGAGGCGCCCGAGCAGACCTTCGGCACGGCCGTCGGCGGCCCCCGCCGCATCGCGCTCATCGGCCGCCCGAACGTCGGCAAGTCCTCGCTGCTCAACAAGGTGGCGAACGAGGACCGCGTGGTCGTCAACGAACTGGCGGGCACCACCCGCGACCCGGTCGACGAGCTGATCGAGCTGGGCGGCGTCACCTGGAAGTTCGTCGACACGGCGGGCATCCGCAAGCGCGTCCACCTCCAGCAGGGCGCCGACTACTACGCCTCGCTGCGCACCGCCGCCGCCGTCGAGAAGGCGGAGGTCGCGGTGATCCTCATCGACGCCTCCGAGAACATCTCGATCCAGGACCAGCGCATCGTGACGATGGCCGTCGAGGCGGGCCGCGCGATCGTCGTGGCGTACAACAAGTGGGACACCCTCGACGAGGAGCGCCGCTACTACCTGGAGCGGGAGATCGAGACCGAGCTGGCCCAGGTCGCGTGGGCGCCGCGGGTCAACGTCTCGGCGGCCACCGGCCGGCACATGGAGAAGCTCGTCCCGGCGATCGAGACGGCCCTCGCGGGCTGGGAGACGCGCGTGCCGACCGGCCGTCTGAACGCGTTCCTCGGCGAGATCGTCGCCTCCCACCCGCACCCGGTCCGCGGCGGCAAGCAGCCCCGCATCCTCTTCGGCACCCAGGCGGGCACGAAGCCGCCGCGCTTCGTCTTCTTCGCGTCGGGCTTCATCGAGGCGGGCTACCGCCGCTTCCTGGAGCGCCGCCTGCGCGAGGAGTTCGGCTTCGAGGGGACGCCGATCCATATCTCGGTGCGGGTGCGCGAGAAGCGCGGCCGCAAGAAGTAG
- the scpB gene encoding SMC-Scp complex subunit ScpB, whose amino-acid sequence MSEHPAGALAGAGALAGAVADLELRPALEAVLMVVDEPATEEHLAKILQRPRREVADALRALADEYTVQRRGFELRLVAGGWRFYTRPEYAAAVEGFVLDGQQARLTQAALETLAVVAYRQPVSRSRVSAVRGVNCDGVMRTLLQRGLVEEAGAEPETGAILYRTTNYFLERMGLRGLDELPELAPFLPEADAIEAESQEGVPSFDPDAPDAPGYEYTQDTAD is encoded by the coding sequence GTGAGCGAGCACCCCGCGGGAGCCCTGGCCGGAGCCGGCGCCCTGGCCGGAGCCGTCGCGGACCTGGAGCTGCGGCCCGCGCTCGAGGCCGTCCTGATGGTCGTCGACGAGCCGGCCACCGAGGAACACCTGGCGAAGATCCTCCAGCGGCCCAGGCGCGAGGTCGCCGACGCGCTGCGCGCGCTCGCCGACGAGTACACCGTCCAGCGGCGGGGCTTCGAGCTGCGGCTCGTCGCGGGCGGCTGGCGGTTCTACACGCGCCCCGAGTACGCCGCCGCCGTGGAGGGCTTCGTGCTCGACGGGCAGCAGGCGCGGCTCACCCAGGCGGCTCTGGAGACCCTCGCGGTCGTCGCGTACCGCCAGCCGGTCAGTCGTTCGAGGGTCTCCGCGGTGCGCGGGGTGAACTGCGACGGCGTGATGCGCACCCTCCTCCAGAGGGGTCTGGTGGAGGAGGCGGGCGCGGAACCCGAAACAGGTGCGATCCTGTACAGGACGACGAACTATTTTCTGGAGCGGATGGGCCTGCGTGGCCTGGACGAGCTACCGGAGCTCGCGCCCTTCCTCCCCGAGGCGGATGCGATCGAGGCCGAGAGCCAGGAGGGCGTTCCGTCGTTCGACCCGGACGCACCCGATGCGCCGGGGTACGAATACACCCAGGACACAGCCGACTAA
- a CDS encoding transglycosylase family protein: MVVGAVLAAVALPPAAASAAAPPRLGAPSGEYDCPLDKGPWHCLAQCESNGRWDTNTGNGFYGGLQFWQPTWEEHGGLAYAPRADLATKAEQIKVAEKVLVTQGWKAWPACSRKVRIERFERLDRFDRHVHVVQPGETLSSIARRYQVAGGWQALYRANRGVVGSSPDRLAVGVKLLIPGRGGSGASGRG; this comes from the coding sequence GTGGTCGTGGGCGCGGTTCTGGCCGCGGTGGCGCTGCCACCGGCCGCCGCGTCCGCGGCTGCGCCGCCGCGGCTCGGCGCCCCGTCCGGGGAGTACGACTGTCCTCTCGACAAGGGGCCCTGGCACTGCCTCGCCCAGTGCGAGAGCAACGGGCGCTGGGACACGAACACCGGCAACGGCTTCTACGGCGGCCTCCAGTTCTGGCAGCCGACCTGGGAGGAGCACGGCGGGCTCGCGTACGCGCCGCGCGCCGACCTCGCCACCAAGGCGGAGCAGATCAAGGTCGCCGAGAAGGTGCTGGTCACCCAGGGCTGGAAGGCCTGGCCCGCCTGCTCCAGGAAGGTGCGGATCGAACGGTTCGAGCGGCTCGACCGATTCGACCGGCACGTGCATGTGGTCCAGCCCGGGGAGACGCTGAGTTCGATCGCTCGGCGGTACCAGGTCGCCGGGGGCTGGCAGGCCCTCTACCGGGCCAACCGCGGTGTCGTCGGGAGCAGCCCCGACCGGCTCGCCGTCGGGGTGAAGCTTCTCATTCCGGGACGCGGCGGCTCGGGGGCGTCGGGGCGGGGTTGA
- a CDS encoding transglycosylase family protein — protein MTARPKRIRTTAVIAGAALFAPLGLLAATGQAAAADGGVWDRIARCESGGNWRINTGNGYYGGLQFSASTWRAYGGGAYAATADKASKAQQIAVATKVQRAQGWGAWPTCAARAGAYGSAPSAAAPAPKPAKPAPAPAPKAVKPAPDAGERQPGGGTGRADRGTSRGASGTYTVQSGDTLSGIAARHGSSWQRVYAANRAVIGGDPHVIVPGQRLNV, from the coding sequence ATGACCGCACGTCCCAAGCGCATTCGCACGACGGCAGTGATCGCAGGGGCCGCGCTCTTCGCGCCCCTGGGGCTGCTCGCCGCGACCGGCCAGGCCGCCGCGGCCGACGGCGGGGTGTGGGACCGCATCGCACGGTGCGAGAGCGGCGGCAACTGGCGGATCAACACGGGCAACGGCTACTACGGCGGGCTGCAGTTCTCCGCGAGTACCTGGCGCGCGTACGGCGGAGGGGCCTACGCGGCCACCGCCGACAAGGCGTCGAAGGCGCAGCAGATCGCTGTCGCCACCAAGGTCCAGCGCGCCCAGGGATGGGGCGCGTGGCCCACCTGCGCGGCCCGGGCGGGGGCGTACGGCAGCGCGCCGTCCGCCGCGGCGCCGGCGCCCAAGCCCGCGAAGCCCGCGCCCGCGCCCGCGCCGAAGGCGGTGAAGCCCGCGCCCGACGCCGGCGAGCGCCAGCCGGGCGGTGGGACGGGACGTGCCGACCGGGGGACCTCCCGGGGCGCTTCCGGGACCTACACCGTCCAGTCGGGTGACACCCTCAGCGGCATCGCGGCCCGGCACGGGAGCAGTTGGCAGCGGGTGTACGCGGCCAACCGGGCGGTCATCGGCGGCGATCCGCACGTGATCGTGCCGGGGCAGCGGCTGAACGTCTGA
- a CDS encoding nucleotidyltransferase domain-containing protein, translating into MPAQDLVRDHTIYACVMGSRAFGLATEGSDTDRRGVFVAPTPLFWRFEKPPTHVDGPADEQFSWELERFCELALRANPNILECLHSPHVEHVTDTGRELLALRGAFLSRRVHGTFTGYAASQRKKLEADIRLHGAPRWKHAMHLLRLLMSGRDLLRTGELTIDVGDLREPLLAVKRGEVPWPEVESWMNRLAAEAEQAVRQSPLPDEPDGDRITDFLFRVRRASALAA; encoded by the coding sequence ATGCCCGCTCAGGACCTGGTACGCGACCACACGATCTACGCCTGCGTGATGGGCTCGCGCGCCTTCGGTCTGGCCACGGAGGGCAGCGACACCGACCGCAGGGGCGTCTTCGTGGCCCCCACCCCACTGTTCTGGCGCTTCGAGAAGCCGCCGACGCACGTGGACGGGCCGGCCGATGAACAGTTCTCCTGGGAACTGGAGCGCTTCTGCGAACTCGCGCTGCGCGCCAACCCGAACATCCTGGAGTGCCTGCACTCCCCGCACGTCGAGCACGTCACGGACACCGGCCGCGAGCTGCTCGCGCTGCGCGGGGCGTTTCTCTCCCGTCGGGTCCACGGCACGTTCACCGGTTATGCCGCGAGCCAGCGCAAGAAGCTGGAGGCGGACATCCGCCTCCACGGCGCCCCTCGCTGGAAGCACGCCATGCACCTGCTGCGGCTGCTCATGTCCGGGCGCGACCTGCTGCGCACCGGCGAACTGACGATCGACGTCGGCGACCTGCGGGAGCCGCTCCTCGCGGTCAAGCGCGGCGAGGTGCCCTGGCCGGAGGTCGAGTCGTGGATGAACCGGCTCGCGGCCGAGGCGGAGCAGGCGGTTCGGCAAAGCCCCCTCCCCGACGAGCCGGACGGGGACAGGATCACGGACTTCCTGTTCCGTGTGCGGCGGGCGTCGGCCCTGGCCGCCTGA
- the aroH gene encoding chorismate mutase, with protein sequence MAVRAVRGAVQLERDDAAHMGEQVSALLTAVLERNGLTGEDLISIWFTATPDLHSDFPAAAARGLGIGLADVPLLCAQELDIEGALPRVVRVLAHIETDRPRSEIAHVYLGAAAALRKDIAQ encoded by the coding sequence GTGGCGGTACGAGCGGTCCGGGGCGCCGTCCAGCTGGAGAGGGACGACGCCGCGCACATGGGCGAGCAGGTCAGCGCGCTGCTCACCGCCGTCCTTGAGCGGAACGGACTGACCGGCGAGGACCTGATCAGCATCTGGTTCACGGCCACCCCCGACCTGCACTCCGACTTCCCCGCGGCCGCCGCGCGCGGGCTCGGCATCGGCCTCGCCGACGTACCGCTGCTCTGCGCGCAGGAACTGGACATCGAGGGCGCCCTGCCCCGTGTCGTCCGCGTCCTCGCGCACATCGAGACCGACCGCCCCCGCTCCGAGATCGCGCACGTCTACCTCGGTGCCGCCGCCGCACTCCGCAAGGACATCGCCCAGTGA
- a CDS encoding NUDIX hydrolase: MRGYDKYAFEPFAVTVDLAVFTIREGALHVLLVERGQEPYEGCWALPGGFVLPDESAESAAQRELAEETGLADVSGLHLEQVRTYSEPDRDPRMRVVSVAFAALVADPPKARGGGDAARAAWLPYSPATYRPLAFDHDRILADAHERIGAKLEYTGLATAFCAPEFTLGELRQVYEAVWGAELDPANFRRKVVGTAGLVEAIPGAARLTGGRGKPAALFRAGTAGALHPPLLRPTSEGPSS; encoded by the coding sequence ATGCGGGGCTACGACAAGTACGCCTTCGAGCCGTTCGCCGTCACCGTCGATCTGGCGGTGTTCACCATCCGCGAGGGCGCGCTGCACGTGCTGCTCGTCGAGCGCGGCCAGGAGCCGTACGAGGGGTGCTGGGCGCTGCCCGGCGGATTCGTGCTGCCCGACGAGTCCGCCGAGAGCGCGGCGCAGCGCGAGCTGGCCGAGGAGACCGGGCTCGCCGACGTCAGCGGGCTCCACCTGGAGCAGGTGCGCACCTACAGCGAACCGGACCGTGATCCGCGCATGCGGGTCGTCTCCGTCGCGTTCGCGGCACTCGTCGCCGACCCGCCGAAAGCGCGCGGGGGAGGCGACGCGGCCCGCGCGGCCTGGCTGCCCTACAGCCCCGCGACCTACCGGCCGCTCGCCTTCGACCACGACCGGATCCTCGCCGACGCCCACGAACGGATCGGCGCCAAGCTGGAGTACACCGGGCTCGCCACCGCCTTCTGCGCGCCCGAGTTCACGCTCGGCGAGCTGCGACAGGTCTACGAGGCGGTGTGGGGCGCCGAGCTGGACCCCGCGAACTTCCGGCGCAAGGTCGTCGGCACCGCGGGACTCGTCGAGGCGATCCCCGGCGCCGCGCGGCTGACCGGCGGGCGCGGCAAACCCGCGGCGCTCTTCCGGGCCGGCACCGCCGGCGCCCTGCACCCGCCCCTGCTGCGCCCCACCTCGGAAGGACCGTCCTCATGA
- a CDS encoding ADP-ribosylglycohydrolase family protein produces MKRAASGSLIGLALGDALGFPTEFDDVPSILTKSGPWRGMGLPDPALITDDTQKTLALSRALKAAAARGLCGPERFALLARREFVAWNVSPDNNRAPGNTCIQACELLADEERDWRDASRLHSKGCGANMRVAPLGLVPGIDDEVRAGAAQMQSALTHGHPTALAASDLTAHAVRLLARGAEPMGLVGLLRSYALENRTHYREAWLGDLWSRSRASAPERFISHGWDECLAVLERLEAELRNANPETDPCLATGAGWIAEEALATGLLCFLMFVDEPVTALRRAACTSGDSDSIACLAGAFAGAHLGADAWPADWVERIEHRDELLGFGALWDA; encoded by the coding sequence ATGAAGCGCGCCGCCTCCGGATCCCTGATCGGGCTCGCCCTCGGCGACGCGCTCGGCTTCCCGACCGAGTTCGACGACGTGCCGTCGATCCTCACGAAGTCCGGCCCCTGGCGGGGCATGGGGCTGCCGGACCCCGCCCTCATCACGGACGACACGCAGAAGACCCTCGCGCTCAGCCGCGCCCTCAAGGCCGCCGCCGCGCGCGGCCTGTGCGGTCCGGAGCGCTTCGCGCTGCTCGCCCGCCGCGAGTTCGTCGCCTGGAACGTGTCGCCGGACAACAACCGCGCCCCGGGCAACACCTGCATCCAGGCCTGCGAACTGCTCGCCGACGAGGAACGCGACTGGCGGGACGCCAGCCGGCTGCACTCCAAGGGGTGCGGGGCCAATATGAGGGTCGCGCCGCTCGGGCTCGTGCCCGGCATCGACGACGAGGTGCGGGCGGGCGCCGCCCAGATGCAGTCCGCGCTCACCCACGGCCACCCCACCGCGCTCGCCGCGAGCGACCTCACGGCACACGCGGTGCGGTTGCTGGCCCGGGGCGCGGAACCGATGGGCCTGGTGGGTCTCCTGCGCTCGTACGCGCTGGAGAACCGCACCCACTACCGGGAGGCGTGGCTCGGCGACCTGTGGTCCCGCTCCCGGGCCTCGGCACCGGAGCGGTTCATCTCCCACGGCTGGGACGAGTGCCTGGCCGTCCTGGAGCGCCTGGAAGCCGAGCTGAGGAACGCCAACCCGGAGACCGACCCCTGCCTGGCCACGGGCGCGGGCTGGATCGCCGAGGAGGCCCTCGCCACCGGCCTCCTCTGCTTCCTGATGTTCGTCGACGAGCCCGTCACCGCGCTGCGCCGGGCCGCCTGCACCTCGGGCGACTCGGACTCGATCGCCTGCCTGGCGGGCGCCTTCGCGGGCGCGCACCTCGGCGCCGACGCATGGCCGGCCGACTGGGTCGAGCGGATCGAGCACCGGGACGAGCTGCTGGGGTTCGGGGCACTCTGGGACGCCTGA
- the cmk gene encoding (d)CMP kinase, which yields METAATAAPAAVIVAIDGPSGTGKSSTSKAVAAQLGLSYLDTGAQYRAITWWMVHNGIDLTDPSAIAAVAGKPEIVSGTDPAAPTITVDGTDVAGPIRTTDVTSKVSAVSAVPEVRTRITELQRAIARSAEKGIVVEGRDIGTTVLPDADLKIFLTASPEARAARRSGELKGADVKATQEALIKRDAADSSRKTSPLAKADDAVEVDTTELTLQQVIECVVTLVGEKRAAK from the coding sequence GTGGAAACCGCAGCAACCGCCGCCCCGGCAGCAGTGATCGTCGCCATCGACGGGCCCTCCGGCACGGGCAAGTCGAGCACCTCCAAGGCCGTCGCCGCCCAGCTCGGCCTCAGCTACCTGGACACCGGCGCCCAGTACCGGGCGATCACCTGGTGGATGGTGCACAACGGCATCGACCTCACCGACCCGAGCGCGATCGCCGCCGTCGCGGGCAAGCCCGAGATCGTCTCCGGCACCGACCCGGCCGCCCCGACCATCACGGTCGACGGCACGGACGTCGCGGGCCCGATCCGCACCACCGACGTCACCTCCAAGGTCAGCGCGGTCAGCGCAGTCCCCGAGGTGCGCACCCGCATCACCGAGCTCCAGCGCGCCATCGCCCGGTCGGCCGAGAAGGGCATCGTCGTCGAGGGCCGTGACATCGGCACGACCGTGCTGCCCGACGCCGACCTGAAGATCTTCCTCACCGCCTCTCCCGAGGCGCGCGCCGCCCGCCGCTCGGGCGAGCTGAAGGGCGCCGACGTCAAGGCGACCCAGGAAGCCCTGATCAAGCGGGACGCGGCCGACTCGAGCCGCAAGACGTCCCCGCTGGCCAAGGCCGACGACGCCGTCGAGGTCGACACCACCGAGCTCACGCTCCAGCAGGTCATCGAGTGCGTCGTCACCCTCGTCGGGGAGAAGCGGGCCGCCAAGTGA
- a CDS encoding pseudouridine synthase — MRSSNGKNSSGNNGGSRGGNSGGRGSSGGRGNYRGAGNGRDDRQGGKPGDRQGGGRPGDRRDDRRDDKPSRPSKPRPEERRYDVGGSDAVFGSAARKGRGAAARGGAKGGPRTSQGAGARGSRRPAPATSREFDTRQEERNRERYAGKPKVNLPKTFPGAEQEGERLQKVLARAGYGSRRACEELVDEARVEVNGEIVVEQGMRVDPEKDEIKVDGLTVATQSYQFFALNKPAGVVSTMEDTEGRQCLGDYVTNRETRLFHVGRLDTETEGVILLTNHGELAHRLTHPKYGVKKVYLAHIVGPIPRDLGKQLKDGIQLEDGYARADHFRVVEQTGKNYLVEVTLHEGRKHIVRRMLAEAGFPVDKLVRVAFGPITLGDQKSGWLRRLSNTEVGMLMKEVEL; from the coding sequence ATGCGAAGCAGCAACGGCAAGAACAGCAGCGGAAACAACGGCGGGAGCCGTGGTGGCAACAGCGGCGGCCGTGGCAGCAGCGGTGGCCGCGGCAACTACCGGGGTGCCGGTAACGGCCGCGACGACCGGCAGGGCGGTAAGCCGGGCGACCGGCAGGGCGGCGGCAGGCCGGGCGACAGGCGAGACGACAGGCGCGACGACAAGCCCAGCAGGCCGAGCAAGCCGCGCCCCGAGGAGCGTCGCTATGACGTGGGCGGCTCCGACGCGGTCTTCGGGTCCGCGGCGAGGAAGGGCCGCGGCGCGGCCGCGCGTGGCGGCGCCAAGGGCGGTCCCCGGACCTCCCAGGGCGCAGGCGCCCGCGGCAGCCGTCGCCCCGCCCCCGCGACCTCCCGCGAGTTCGACACCCGCCAGGAGGAGCGCAACCGCGAGCGGTACGCGGGCAAGCCCAAGGTGAACCTCCCCAAGACCTTCCCGGGCGCCGAGCAGGAGGGCGAGCGGCTCCAGAAGGTGCTGGCCCGCGCGGGCTACGGCTCGCGCCGTGCCTGCGAGGAGCTGGTCGACGAGGCCCGCGTCGAGGTCAACGGCGAGATCGTCGTCGAGCAGGGGATGCGCGTCGACCCCGAGAAGGACGAGATCAAGGTCGACGGCCTGACGGTGGCCACGCAGTCGTACCAGTTCTTCGCGCTCAACAAGCCCGCCGGTGTCGTCTCCACCATGGAGGACACCGAGGGCCGCCAGTGCCTCGGCGACTACGTGACCAACCGCGAGACGCGGCTCTTCCACGTGGGGCGGCTCGACACCGAGACCGAGGGCGTCATCCTGCTCACCAACCACGGCGAGCTGGCGCACCGCCTGACCCACCCCAAGTACGGCGTGAAGAAGGTCTACCTCGCGCACATCGTGGGCCCGATCCCGCGTGACCTGGGCAAGCAGCTCAAGGACGGCATCCAGCTGGAGGACGGGTACGCCCGCGCGGACCACTTCCGTGTCGTCGAGCAGACCGGCAAGAACTACCTCGTCGAGGTCACCCTCCACGAGGGCCGCAAGCACATCGTGCGGCGCATGCTCGCCGAGGCCGGCTTCCCCGTCGACAAGCTGGTGCGGGTGGCCTTCGGGCCGATCACCCTGGGCGACCAGAAGTCCGGGTGGCTGCGGCGCCTCTCGAACACGGAGGTCGGCATGCTCATGAAGGAAGTCGAGCTCTAG